From a single Cotesia glomerata isolate CgM1 linkage group LG6, MPM_Cglom_v2.3, whole genome shotgun sequence genomic region:
- the LOC123266787 gene encoding bone morphogenetic protein 2 has translation MGEHPIRIILSGNRDTEEQAEDVRAKRRRREDKKKSYKICSKKSDSESDKDKGEFRTCGSSSSSSSSSSSSSSSGSPAEGLPPSSSSSSRRHPSLLVVSSLGFLRVSSPSSLLAGLLLVSLLVSHFRATLAVPTRMEHQQSHRHQYRHQPESLEAHEPPKEGTGDNAGLRDDDDDELETLRRSIVEGLGLKRIPDPSKANVSQTEYERAHGEYLTRLQMSRAPGDRRRKRLHTFNATEVPSRVRRQAIENEHHHLFFPIEMPVDAEVEHANLRLFLTTDLEEAPIEASIYRLTNSSRHLVARETIQRLSGPRWIELDTTEVAAYWHEALEDNLGLELRLESLVGRNIAFSSPVFNVFTTSHGSRRRRSAPEQLMSLHKGRRTECRDNNKKCCRHEMTVIFKDIKGFEFIVQPKNFDAGYCKGRCPPRYNPAHHHALLQSLIWKEDKRKAPRPCCAPSKLAELEILYFDENDPTKLKVSSWKNMRVLECACS, from the exons ATGGGCGAGCATCCAATAAGAATAATCTTGTCAGGTAATCGAGACACGGAAGAGCAAGCGGAGGATGTGAGGGCGAAGAGAAGACGGAGGGAAGACAAGAAGAAAAGTTACAAAATTTGCAGCAAAAAGAGTGACAGTGAGAGTGATAAAGATAAAGGTGAGTTCCGGACTTGTGGTagttcttcttcttcttcttcttcttcttcttcttcttcttcgtcAGGGAGTCCCGCTGAAGGACTGCCACCGtcatcatcatcgtcatcTCGACGACACCCGTCACTTCTCGTGGTATCGTCGCTCGGGTTCTTGAGGGTGTCCTCGCCCTCGAGCCTCCTGGCTGGGCTGCTCCTCGTTAGTCTACTGGTGAGTCACTTCAGGGCAACTTTGGCGGTGCCCACGAGAATGGAGCACCAGCAGAGCCACCGTCACCAATACCGTCATCAACCTGAGAGCCTCGAGGCTCACGAGCCGCCCAAAGAGGGGACCGGAGACAATGCTGGGCTTCGTGATGATGACGATGATGAGCTTGAGACCTTGAGGAGAAGCATCGTGGAGGGTCTCGGTCTCAAGAGGATACCCGATCCTTCAAAG GCTAACGTGAGTCAGACCGAGTACGAGAGAGCCCACGGAGAGTACCTGACCAGGCTGCAAATGTCCAGAGCACCTGGTGACAGAAGACGTAAGAGACTTCACACTTTTAATGCAACag aAGTGCCGAGTCGAGTAAGAAGACAAGCGATAGAAAACGAGCACCACCACCTGTTCTTCCCAATAGAGATGCCAGTGGACGCTGAAGTAGAGCACGCGAACTTGAGGCTGTTTCTGACGACAGACCTTGAAGAAGCGCCAATAGAAGCATCAATTTACAGACTGACTAACTCCTCGCGACACTTGGTGGCCAGAGAAACAATCCAAAGACTCTCAGGCCCGCGGTGGATCGAGCTGGACACCACGGAGGTTGCTGCTTACTGGCACGAAGCTCTGGAGGACAATTTGGGTCTGGAGCTGCGCTTGGAGAGTCTTGTGGGGAGAAACATCGCCTTTTCTAGCCCAGTTTTTAACGTGTTCACAACGAGCCACGGCTCGCGAAGACGCAGGTCAGCTCCAGAGCAGCTGATGTCGCTTCACAAGGGTCGCCGGACAGAATGCCGGGACAACAATAAAAAGTGCTGCCGCCATGAAATGACGGTGATCTTCAAAGACATAAAAGGGTTTGAGTTCATAGTTCAGCCGAAGAATTTTGACGCTGGGTACTGCAAAGGACGGTGTCCTCCTCGGTACAATCCTGCGCACCACCACGCGCTTCTTCAAAGCTTGATTTGGAAAGAAGACAAGCGCAAAGCGCCCAGACCCTGTTGCGCGCCCAGCAAACTTGCCGAGCTTGAGATTctttattttgatgaaaatgatCCTACCAAGCTTAAAGTCTCCAGCTGGAAAAACATGAGGGTTCTTGAGTGTGCGTGTTCTTAA
- the LOC123266977 gene encoding uncharacterized protein LOC123266977, with the protein MKGFIAIFVVILASAYLQVSAGQEMCPPENCLKAEACEEPVRSTSIFCTNGLTCCSIVKNEFQNLCHHSGGECMSSCNPRISIHPEKAKDCKSNEVCCVLVQ; encoded by the exons atgaaaggATTCATTGCTATTTTCGTTGTTATTCTCGCTTCTGCATATCTTCAag TTTCAGCTGGACAAGAAATGTGCCCACCTGAAAATTGTCTTAAAGCTGAAGCATGCGAGGAACCAGTACGTAGTACGTCAATATTTTGTACCAATGGGTTAACCTGTTGTTCTATAG tgaaaaacGAGTTCCAAAACCTATGTCACCATTCGGGAGGTGAGTGTATGTCATCTTGCAATCCAAGAATATCAATTCATCCTGAAAAAGCAAAAGATTGTAAGTCAAATGAAGTATGTTGTGTATTAGTACAGTGA